From a region of the Oscillospiraceae bacterium genome:
- a CDS encoding rod shape-determining protein: MAFLSKDIGIDLGTANTLIYVKGKGIVLREPSVVAVARYSKEVYAVGYDAKEMVGKTPDNIIAIKPLKDGVISDYKMTYEMIKRFLQKVLKSGAFSKPRVVACVPSGVTEVERRAVEEAVIQSGAKEVYIVEESMAAAIGANLTVAEPLGNMVLDIGGGTSEAAVISLGSIVTAKTVRVAGNAFDEAIANYIKKKHNLLIGERTAEEIKIAIGSVYKMEENEPSMDVRGRDNLSGLPRNITVTSEEIREALSECAEILVDTVKVTLENTPPELSADIVTQGITLTGGGAFLKGLDRLLSERTLLPVKIAEDPLDCVAKGTGVVLDTMDTLKIAQNDKKRW; encoded by the coding sequence ATGGCTTTTTTAAGCAAAGATATAGGCATCGATTTAGGAACTGCGAATACTCTTATATATGTTAAAGGAAAGGGTATTGTATTAAGAGAACCTTCTGTTGTTGCTGTTGCAAGATATTCAAAAGAGGTTTATGCAGTTGGCTATGATGCAAAAGAAATGGTGGGTAAAACTCCTGATAATATCATTGCAATAAAACCTTTAAAAGACGGGGTTATATCCGATTATAAGATGACTTATGAAATGATAAAAAGATTTTTACAAAAAGTGTTAAAATCAGGCGCTTTTTCAAAACCACGCGTTGTTGCCTGCGTTCCTTCAGGCGTTACGGAAGTTGAAAGAAGAGCAGTTGAAGAAGCGGTTATTCAATCTGGTGCCAAAGAGGTTTATATTGTTGAAGAATCAATGGCAGCGGCTATCGGTGCTAATCTGACTGTTGCTGAACCTTTGGGAAATATGGTTTTAGATATCGGCGGAGGAACAAGTGAAGCGGCTGTTATATCTTTAGGCTCTATTGTCACTGCAAAAACCGTAAGAGTTGCAGGTAATGCTTTTGACGAAGCAATTGCCAACTATATAAAGAAAAAGCATAATCTTTTAATAGGCGAAAGAACTGCTGAAGAAATTAAAATTGCAATCGGTTCTGTATATAAAATGGAAGAAAATGAGCCGTCAATGGATGTAAGAGGAAGAGATAACCTGTCAGGTCTTCCAAGAAATATAACTGTAACAAGCGAAGAAATAAGAGAAGCACTTTCAGAGTGTGCTGAAATTTTAGTTGATACTGTTAAAGTTACTTTGGAAAACACACCGCCTGAACTGTCTGCAGATATTGTTACTCAGGGTATTACCTTAACAGGTGGCGGGGCATTCTTAAAAGGGCTTGACAGACTATTATCCGAAAGAACTTTATTACCTGTTAAAATAGCAGAAGATCCGCTTGATTGCGTTGCAAAAGGTACAGGTGTGGTTTTAGATACTATGGATACTTTGAAAATTGCGCAGAATGATAAAAAGAGATGGTAG
- a CDS encoding Gx transporter family protein codes for MFRTDKLRKTVFLSLCIVFATALSFIENLIPVSSIVPGIKIGISNIVILAIIYIYSLNEGVMCAFLKSVFLTMLGGNLSSFIYSVTGGIASSVSMGILKRFKIFSPLGVSMAGSFFHITAQITVAYFTLGSYTVFYYYPHLIFFGTISGIINGYLVKLLLQKLERRV; via the coding sequence ATGTTTCGTACTGATAAATTAAGAAAAACTGTTTTTTTAAGTTTATGTATTGTATTTGCAACTGCACTGAGTTTTATAGAAAATCTTATCCCTGTATCAAGTATTGTTCCCGGAATAAAAATAGGCATATCAAATATTGTTATACTTGCAATAATTTACATTTACTCACTAAATGAGGGAGTAATGTGTGCCTTTTTAAAATCAGTCTTTTTGACAATGCTTGGCGGGAATTTATCTTCCTTTATATACAGCGTAACGGGAGGAATAGCATCTTCTGTTTCTATGGGAATTTTAAAGAGATTTAAAATATTCAGTCCTTTAGGCGTAAGTATGGCAGGAAGTTTCTTTCATATAACTGCGCAAATAACAGTTGCGTATTTTACGCTCGGATCATACACAGTATTTTATTATTATCCGCATCTTATTTTCTTTGGTACAATTTCAGGGATTATAAACGGATATTTAGTTAAATTATTATTACAAAAACTCGAAAGGAGAGTTTAA
- a CDS encoding U32 family peptidase: protein MEFKPELLSPAGSLKVLKAAANVGADAVYFGLNSFNARYGAKNFTLEEAQQGINYLKNRGKKAYITLNTLIKDSEIKDFASEIKNVVSLGADAVIVQDIGAVSLIKDVAPELEIHASTQMTVHNLEGVEFLYKNGIKRVVLSRELSMDEIKYIKENTASELEVFIHGALCVCYSGQCYMSSFIGDRSGNRGRCAQPCRLNYELSGEKGTLLSLKDLNSLNYIDTFKKLKIDSLKIEGRLKNEYYVATVVDAYRRLLDGEKLSKEDIDLVNNIFYRGGYTDYFNDYNNKKMFCYNKNENPYSEYEKKAEEKFKDIISKNVISNSNKTPLNMEITLYKGSYPVLSGFALGKEEFVTKDEVLGEALNAPVTKEKVKEALSKLNDTPFYLNELKCNIDDGVYVPQKTLNELRRNLCEKLSLQPEMVVNDVSFVNLRRKETEPSYIVRANLQSQLSWADSKEEIKYVLANYNLVLKNKDFLDKEKTVITLPKIISHTEMDKVKSRVKKLKEAGFKYALLSNISHFELLKGFKLMTDIYLNISNSYSEKFLKENNVFMVGASSEITFKDISYFMSDFPVFALGYGYIESMILRNCIKKSVLNECVKGPLELTDRKGEKFIVDCREDCRNVIFNPYPVVMSDKKEDFKKAGIDYILLSFTYENMKRCEEVFNMFKSGENNFEKFTRGHFIRGAL from the coding sequence ATGGAATTTAAGCCGGAATTATTATCCCCTGCGGGTTCATTAAAAGTATTAAAAGCGGCAGCTAATGTAGGAGCTGACGCTGTTTATTTTGGACTTAATTCTTTTAATGCAAGGTATGGTGCAAAGAATTTTACATTGGAGGAAGCCCAGCAAGGAATTAATTATCTTAAAAACAGGGGCAAAAAGGCTTATATTACACTCAATACTTTAATTAAAGACAGTGAGATAAAAGATTTTGCATCTGAAATTAAAAATGTTGTATCTTTAGGGGCAGATGCTGTAATTGTTCAGGATATAGGAGCAGTATCATTAATAAAAGATGTGGCACCCGAACTTGAAATTCACGCTTCGACTCAAATGACCGTTCATAACCTTGAAGGTGTGGAGTTTTTATATAAAAACGGCATAAAAAGAGTAGTTTTATCACGCGAACTTTCTATGGATGAGATTAAATATATAAAGGAAAACACTGCCTCTGAACTGGAAGTTTTTATTCACGGAGCATTATGTGTGTGTTATTCAGGGCAGTGCTATATGTCAAGTTTCATAGGTGACAGGAGTGGTAATCGTGGAAGATGCGCTCAGCCATGCAGACTTAACTATGAACTTTCAGGGGAAAAGGGTACACTGCTTAGCCTTAAAGATTTAAATTCATTAAATTATATTGATACCTTTAAAAAATTAAAGATAGATTCACTTAAAATTGAGGGACGATTAAAAAACGAGTATTATGTTGCAACAGTTGTTGATGCATACAGACGTTTACTTGACGGCGAAAAACTTTCAAAAGAAGATATCGATTTAGTTAATAATATATTTTACCGAGGCGGTTATACGGATTATTTTAATGACTATAATAATAAAAAGATGTTCTGCTATAATAAGAATGAAAATCCGTACTCGGAGTATGAGAAGAAAGCGGAAGAAAAGTTTAAAGATATAATTTCAAAAAATGTTATCTCAAATTCAAATAAAACACCTCTTAATATGGAAATAACTCTTTATAAAGGTTCATATCCTGTCCTTTCAGGGTTTGCGCTCGGGAAAGAGGAATTTGTTACTAAAGATGAAGTTCTTGGTGAAGCTTTAAATGCTCCCGTGACAAAAGAAAAGGTTAAAGAGGCACTGTCAAAACTTAACGATACACCTTTTTATCTTAACGAACTTAAATGTAATATTGACGATGGTGTTTATGTGCCGCAAAAAACATTAAATGAGTTAAGAAGAAATTTATGTGAAAAATTAAGTTTGCAACCTGAAATGGTAGTAAATGACGTTTCTTTTGTTAATTTAAGAAGAAAAGAAACCGAACCTTCCTATATTGTCAGGGCTAATTTGCAAAGCCAGTTAAGTTGGGCAGACTCAAAGGAAGAAATTAAGTATGTTCTTGCAAATTATAATCTTGTTTTAAAGAACAAAGATTTTTTAGATAAAGAAAAAACGGTTATAACTTTACCTAAAATTATATCCCATACCGAAATGGATAAAGTTAAATCAAGAGTTAAGAAGTTGAAAGAAGCAGGCTTTAAATATGCGCTTTTAAGCAACATATCCCACTTTGAACTTTTGAAAGGTTTTAAACTTATGACGGATATTTATCTTAATATATCAAATTCATATTCGGAGAAGTTTTTAAAAGAAAATAATGTGTTTATGGTGGGGGCATCAAGCGAAATAACTTTTAAAGATATTTCGTATTTTATGAGTGATTTTCCTGTATTTGCTTTAGGATACGGATATATTGAATCGATGATTTTAAGAAACTGCATTAAAAAAAGTGTTCTTAACGAATGTGTAAAAGGGCCTTTGGAACTTACCGACAGAAAGGGCGAAAAGTTTATAGTAGATTGCAGGGAAGATTGCAGAAATGTTATTTTTAACCCGTACCCTGTTGTTATGAGCGATAAAAAAGAGGACTTTAAAAAAGCAGGTATAGATTATATTCTTTTATCCTTTACTTATGAAAATATGAAAAGATGCGAAGAAGTTTTTAATATGTTTAAATCCGGCGAAAATAACTTTGAAAAGTTTACCAGAGGGCATTTTATAAGGGGTGCTCTATGA
- a CDS encoding cell division protein ZapA: MEKLYQVVINGMTYDILSEKDEEFIRKIETYVNGKVTAIMEQNPKVSLAVASIFTALNAAEDLVYEQEASDRIRAQVTEYSQEAYELRSKADDYKAKYEDALRQIERLKNGI; the protein is encoded by the coding sequence ATGGAAAAACTTTATCAGGTTGTAATTAACGGAATGACCTATGACATTTTATCTGAGAAAGACGAAGAATTTATAAGAAAGATAGAAACTTATGTTAATGGTAAAGTAACTGCTATTATGGAACAAAATCCTAAAGTTTCTTTAGCTGTTGCATCTATATTTACTGCACTTAATGCTGCAGAAGATTTAGTATATGAGCAGGAAGCGTCTGACAGAATCAGGGCACAGGTTACTGAATATTCTCAGGAAGCGTATGAATTAAGAAGCAAAGCGGATGACTATAAGGCTAAATATGAAGATGCTCTTAGGCAGATTGAAAGGTTAAAAAATGGAATTTAA
- a CDS encoding helix-turn-helix transcriptional regulator — MYEKIRELREDNDLLQRELAEYLHCSQVAYSRYELGLRDIPTDVLILLAKFYNTSVDYLLGLTNEKKPYRKP; from the coding sequence ATGTATGAAAAAATAAGAGAATTAAGAGAAGATAACGATTTATTGCAAAGAGAATTGGCAGAATACCTGCACTGTTCACAGGTAGCATATTCAAGATATGAATTAGGATTAAGGGATATTCCCACAGATGTTTTAATTTTACTTGCAAAATTTTATAATACGAGTGTCGATTATCTGCTTGGATTAACAAATGAGAAAAAGCCATACCGAAAACCATAA
- a CDS encoding helix-turn-helix transcriptional regulator encodes MFINKTHHGLNNICGKKIADLRKGLNISQRMLADRLQLTGLDVDKNAIQRIECGKRFVTDIELVAFSKIFDITVDELLK; translated from the coding sequence ATGTTTATAAATAAAACGCATCATGGACTTAACAATATTTGTGGTAAGAAAATAGCAGATTTAAGAAAGGGTTTAAACATTTCTCAACGAATGTTAGCAGACAGATTACAACTAACTGGACTCGATGTGGATAAAAATGCTATACAAAGGATAGAATGTGGAAAAAGATTTGTTACTGATATTGAACTTGTAGCATTTTCAAAAATATTTGATATAACGGTAGATGAATTGTTGAAATAG
- a CDS encoding helix-turn-helix transcriptional regulator, with protein MRLKELRIKRKISQLKLAMDLGLNQNSISRYEKGIREADYQTLVLLADYFNVSIDYLLGRTDNPEINK; from the coding sequence GTGAGATTAAAGGAATTAAGAATTAAACGAAAAATTTCGCAACTAAAATTAGCAATGGATTTAGGACTAAATCAAAACAGTATCAGCAGATATGAAAAAGGAATTCGCGAAGCAGATTATCAGACATTGGTTTTACTTGCAGACTATTTTAATGTGTCGATAGATTATTTATTAGGAAGAACTGATAACCCTGAAATTAACAAATAA
- a CDS encoding helix-turn-helix transcriptional regulator, translated as MKGLKQIRKENNLNQLKVAMDLNISREALSHYENGKREPSIDMLNKLSKYFNVSIDYLINGEEFKKR; from the coding sequence ATGAAAGGATTAAAGCAAATAAGAAAAGAAAACAATTTAAATCAACTTAAAGTTGCAATGGATTTAAATATATCACGAGAAGCACTTTCACATTATGAAAACGGAAAAAGAGAGCCAAGTATTGATATGCTTAATAAACTTTCAAAATATTTTAATGTTTCAATAGATTATCTTATAAATGGAGAGGAATTTAAAAAGAGGTAA
- a CDS encoding type II toxin-antitoxin system RelE/ParE family toxin, producing the protein MKWIVNYTTSAESDLRCIYEYISNTLCAPDTAKNLIRKIMDEISSLEEMPNRFARYDNKPWYDRGLRFFSVKNYIVFYLPNEETKTVSVIRILYGGRDIEKQLL; encoded by the coding sequence ATGAAATGGATTGTAAATTATACAACTTCTGCTGAGAGTGATTTGAGGTGTATCTATGAATATATTTCAAATACACTTTGTGCTCCTGATACTGCAAAGAATCTTATAAGAAAGATTATGGATGAAATATCATCTTTGGAGGAAATGCCGAACAGATTTGCAAGGTATGATAATAAGCCATGGTACGACAGAGGTTTAAGGTTTTTTAGTGTCAAGAATTATATTGTGTTTTATCTTCCGAATGAGGAAACAAAAACAGTATCGGTAATCCGTATTTTATATGGTGGCAGAGATATTGAAAAGCAATTATTATAA
- a CDS encoding type II toxin-antitoxin system RelB/DinJ family antitoxin — protein sequence MARTSNIYTRVEPEIKEQAERILSQLGIPMSNAITIFLRQVVMHKGIPFDLKLPQNMPVSIEKLTESEFNTEIEKGFDDIAKGNVASADDVLKRMRQDFGI from the coding sequence ATGGCAAGAACATCAAATATTTATACTCGTGTTGAGCCTGAAATAAAAGAACAGGCAGAAAGAATTTTATCTCAGCTTGGGATACCAATGTCAAATGCGATTACAATTTTTTTAAGACAAGTAGTAATGCATAAAGGAATTCCATTCGATTTGAAACTGCCGCAAAATATGCCTGTATCTATTGAAAAACTTACAGAATCGGAGTTTAATACAGAAATAGAAAAAGGTTTTGATGATATAGCAAAAGGTAATGTTGCATCGGCTGATGATGTATTAAAAAGAATGAGGCAGGATTTTGGTATATGA